Part of the Thermococcus barossii genome is shown below.
GACTTCATCGTCACCAAGATATATGCCGTGAACGCCGATGAGGTTCTCACCCAGGGCCCCGGCCTTCCCGAGATACTCCACGGGGGACAGGCCGTAGCGCCGCTTCACCTCCAGAACCTCACCCCTGCTCTGAGACAGATGAACGTGAACCAGAGCGTTCTTCTCCCCAGCAAACTCGGCTATCTCCTTCATCAGCTCAAGGGAAACTGTGTTGGTGGCATGGGGCGCGAGAACCGGCTTCACAAGCTCTTCCTCCCCCTCCCAGCGCTTGAAGAACCGGAAGCCTTCCCCGGGCTCGGCTATCGGAAAGTCCACCGAGTCCATTACCGTCTGACCGACAAACGCCCTAATTCCGAGCTCCAGTGTTGCATTAGCTATCTCGTCCGCGAAGAAGTAGTGGTCGTTTACCGTCGTTGAGCCGTTCGAAAGCGCCTCGGCCATGCCGATGAGGGCCCACCTGTGGATTTCCTCGCGCGTCCATTCGAGCTCGGCCGGCCAGATGACGTCGCCCAGCCACTTCTCCATCGGCAGGTCCTCGCCGAGGCCGCGGAACTTCGCCATCGCCACGTGGGTGTGAGCGTTGACCAATCCGGGGAGTATCAAGTAACCCCTGCCCCCGTAAACTTCATCAACGTCGTACTGACCCATGCTCCCTGCGGGAACGACGTCTCTGATCACGGACCCATCTATTATGACCGCTGTGCTATCCCTGACACCCTGCCAGTCAACGACGGTTCCAACCAGGGCTTTCATACGCTCACCGATTGAAGTTGGTCGAGGTTTCAGTTAAACCTTTGGGTTACCCCCTCTCCTCCATCTTTGCCGCTATCCACGCGAGGAGCAGGATGAAGACGATACCTCCCACGAAAGACCCTCCGATGTAGATGAGCCTATCCTTCAGCGACATACCTTCCTCGGAAAGGGTGGTCGTCACGTTGCTCTCGTTGCACGGAACCGGAACCTTAATGACTTCGGTAACCACTTTTGGCTCACACGTTGAATTGGTGCTCTCGTTGGAAATTCCGAGTGATGAGTTTCCTGGGGTGATGCTGGCCTCACCGACAACTCTGATTGTCGTGGAGTTGTAGAACACCTCGCCATGGCTTTCAACACCCGCACTTATCTCGTATTCTCCGGGAACCAGCGGAATGACCGTCAGGGAATACGTTCTGCTCCCGTTCGGAGGAAGTACGTCAGTCCTTGTCAGCCATTTTCCATAGGCGGTGAAGTTCTCGGCTATAGAAGCGAAGCCCTTCGGGAGGGCAACGGTGAGGGTGAAGGGAAGTCCCACGTTTCCGGTATTGATCACGGTCACGTTTAGGGGTATCTCTCCTCCAACGCTGCCGTTCAATGCCGAGACCTTAACAAGGTAGCCAATCTTGGCCGGAGCAACGTCAACGACCCTGTTCTCGGAGCTGAAGCTCACCTGTTCAACCCCATAACAGGAGAGGGCGTAGGGGGCGTGTCCCGTTACGACCACGTTGCCCAGTGAGAGATTGCCCGCCTTCTCGGGGAGGATTTTCAAAGGAATCTCGACGCTCTTGCCCTTTGGAATCTCCTCAAAATAGGCCGGATAGTCGCCGAGAGCTTTGAATCCATCGGACAGGTTGAGGCTCACCTCGACGTACTTGAGATCGCTCGGCCCCTCGTTGGTTATGGTTATCCTCGCGTCGAATGGAACGAACTGAGTGGAATTTCCGGGAGCAAGGAAGGACACGTTGAGGAGCGCAACATCACTTACCCTGGGAACCTTCTCCTCATCTATGAAGGCAACCACGTGAATCTCCATCGCTCCATCGCGCTTTCTGGAGGCGGTTGAACCTATGAGAAGGCCACCGTAGTACATTCCTGAGGAGAAGTTGCCAATCGTTATGAATCCCGATCTTATGACCCTGCCGCACGGATTCATTATGGAGACGTAGGCGCTGTCGTCGAATATCTTGTCGACCTTAATCAGGTACGGGCCGAGTTTCTCGGTCTTGCCCTCGCGGAGCCATCCATCGAAGGAAGGAAGAACCTTTACGCGGAGATACGCGCCTTTCAACCGTATCGTGGCCTTCAGGTATTCCGAACCCACAAGCTCACCGGTGGAAATCAGCAGTCCGTCCGCATCTATCGTCTCCCCTGGTTCTGCCAGGTACTGCTTGCCATTCACACGGATGTCCACTATCTCCGTCAGCTGCCCGTTCTCCGAGGATACAGTATAATTGTAAAACACGACGCTCCATTCTCCGATAGACACGTTTTTGCTCCTCCTCAGATAGCCGTCGAACAGAATCGGCATCGGAGTCAGTGATATCCTCATGTTTTCGTACGAGACCTCCTTCCCAGCTGCGCAGTAGATTTCCTTAGAAGTCTCTCCGTCTGACACAACCAATGTGCCGCCCTTCTCACTCACAGACTTCAGAGAAACCTCATAACCTCCAACAAAAAGCTTCTCTCCTTCGAGAAGGTAGGGGAACGTGTAAGAGAGGTTCAGATACGATACCCCCGAAGAGTAGAGTGCATCATTGAAGGAAAATGAATAGCCGTCCCACAGAATGCTCCCCCCAATCGGAACCACCCTCATGCCCAAGCCAGCAGGATAGACTAGAACCGAGCCGTCGCTCAGGGAGATGTCCTTGATGAGGATGTCGCCGTCATATACTCCCACCCTGGCCGGGAACTGGAGCCACCCGGTTATCGAGGAGCTGGCCGCAACTCCGGGCAGTAACATGAACGCCAGGAACAAAACGAGTAACTTCTTCACGGTATCACCCCCAGGGAGCCTACAACCACCCCCGTCAGCGAGGAAAACGTCATCATCTTGCCCATCACGACGGTTCCCAGGTACTGGCCAATGGCGGCCAGCCACACGAGAACCACAAAATAGTAGACAGTAATCCCCATGTGCCCGCCATCGGCAAACTTTATCGAGAGGGCAGAGAGGAGGCAGTGGATGATCAGGATAACCATGAGGATGTAATCCGTCATCTCCAAGCCGCTCTTTGACGGAACGAAGATTATGTTCTGGAGGAAGTCTCCCTGAATGGTCAGGTTTGAGAAGAGCTTGTTCATGTAAACGGAAACCTGAAACGCGGCCGCAACTGAGAAGGCAAACGCTCCCGTTATGCCGTAGATAACGCCCCTAAAACTCGCCACAGTTTGAGCGCGTTTTCTCCTGAGCCTCACCAGGCGCTCGAAGTTCCTCGATATGACCATCCCAACGTAGTCAGGCTCTGCACCGAGGTTTATGCTCTTGTTGAATATCTCGGAGAAGATACCTATTAGCCAGCTACCGGTGTCTATGGTGAAGTAGCGCCAGGATTTGCTGTTGTCTATCCTCATCGAGACCCTACGGTAGAGGTTCCTTATGTCCTGAGTTAGGACTCCAAAGTCATGGGCACTGAGGTACTTGAGCACGAGGGGAAGGGCGGCACCGCTTGCGGCAAGGGAAGAGCTGAGGCTCCTCATGAATGCCGGAAAGTTCTCATCCTTCACAAGGATGGCCTTCTCCTCCTTCTCAAGCACCTTGCCCAGGTACATGAGCGGGGTGAGCACTATCGCAACCTGAACGAGGAGTGGAAGGTCGAACCTTGGTCTCACCACCAGCACAACCAGAACCGCCGCTGCCATGATGCCCGCGACGGATATAAGCGCGGCCTTGATGAACTTGGCCTTCCTCTCGGAGGTCATGGCATAGTCGGCCCATATCCTGTCCTCCGGCATTCTGTACTTTATGACGAGCATTATTCCAATCTCGGTGGCAAGAACGAGCACGAACATAAAGGCACTAAGGCTGACGATGTCCTGACCGGTGAGTATCGGACCTATGATTATGAACGTCACCATGAAGACGACCGAGATTATAAGTGAGGAGTACACCTCCTTGAAGACGTCCAAGTCGTAGAGGGTTCCCTCGTAGAAGGTCTCGTAGTCGTCCATAACCGTCTTCTGCTCCTGGAGGAGGTAGTCCCTGAGCTCTACACCGCTATCGAGGGAATAGGCGAGCCTATCGAGGAAATCCGCGAAAACCTTGCTGGGCGTTCTCTTGGCAAGGAACCTCAGGGCCTCCGGCATGCCCCTGTGGAGCTTTGCTATAAGGTAGTACACCTTTTTCATGTCGCTCGCTATCGGTTCCAGAATCTTCTCGGTGGCCAGGTTCCAGATGAGCTCGCTCCTGCTCACGTCGCTCGTAGATAGCACCGCGAAGTACGTTGCAAAGAAGGGAATCTTGGAGTTTATCTGAACCCTCTTGTTGCTGATTCTGGCATAGGGGTACCCAACGGCGTAGATGAGTGGAAGGAGCGGAATTGCATAGAGGACAAAGGTTATCACGCTGGAAAGGGATACAAACCTCTTGAGAACTGACACGGCAACGAAGAGGGCCATGGAACCCACTATACTGGGCAGCAGAACTTTCCTGAAGTACTCGTGCATGGTAATGCCCGACTGTGCCAGCACCCCTGCCTTCTCCCCGGCCATTTTCCCACCTCACAGCCTGAAGCTCAGCCCCTCTATTCCCTTTTCGTAGAACGCCTTAATCTCCCGGTGAACCGCGTAATAGTCCGTTATGCCAAGCTCCGCCATCCTTTTGATTATCCTCGCACGGAGGAAGAGCTCGTTGTATATCTCCTTCGGATCCTCATAGCCGGCAACTTCCGCGATTTTCCTCTCGAGAATGTACGAGTTGTTCATTCCACGGAAGATGTGTCTGTCAGTTACTGCGTCCCACTCGAAAACGTTCCTCGTGGCAACCCCGCCGAGTTCCTCGTAGTAGCCCTCTATCTCGACGACGCTGAGAACCCTCCTCAGGAACCTGCCACGGACGTAGACCGCCTGCTGGAAGAGGGCTATGTTCAGGTTGTCTATGAACGTGACTGGGATGTTTATCGGTGAGCCTGTGAAACGCTGTATCATCTTTCTAACGTCGCCAGCGTGAAACGTTGCCATGACCGGGTGTCCGGTCTGCATGGCCTGGAAGGCTATTGCACCCTCGGCTCCACGAATCTCACCGACTATGATGTAGTTAGGCCTCGAACGAAGAGCCGCCTTCAGGAGGTCAAAGAGCGTAACCCTGCTCTCCTCTGGCCCGCGCTCCCTGGTGGTGAGCCTCTGCCAGTTCTTGTGTGGAACGACGACCTCAGGAGTATCCTCAGCGGTGTAGATTTTAGCGTCTGGCTTGATGAAGGGGATGATTGAATTGAGCGTTGTGGTCTTTCCGCTGGCCGTCTCACCGCAGACGAAGATGCTCATGCCGTACTCAAGGGCCAGCCAGAGGTAGGCGGCAACCTCAGCGGAGAAGGTGTTCCATTTGACGAGCTGGACGACGCTGAGCGGGGTCGCCGAGAACTTACGTATGGTTGCGCTCGGACCCTGAATGCTGACGTCGGGAGAGTAGATTATGTTGATACGCGAACCGTCCGGAAGGGTTCCATCGACGATCGGGTTTTTGTCGCTGACAGGCCTGCCCATCCTCTCGCTGAGGTTCTTGAAGTAATCCGCCAGACGGAGGTTGTCGCCGAAGGTTATGTTAGTCTCCATAGCGTCGAATATCTTGTGGATGAGGGAAACGTAGTTGGCGCCAATTATGTGGATGTCTTCGATATAGGGGTCACGCATGAGGGGTTCAAGGGGTCCTATGCCGACTATGTCCCTCTTGAGAAGGTAGCGGAACTTGGCCACCTCCTCAGCCGTGAAGGAAACCCGTCTGCGGTTGAACAGACCCCCTCCAATCTTTCCCAGCGCCTCGTCCATTAGGTCGTCCAGAAAGCGCTCAAACTCCTCGCTCTCCTCCGGAATCTTCTTTTCTGGTGCGAGTTCGAGTATCTTGTCCTTCAGGAGTTCGTACTTCCGCTCCTCCTCCGGGCTGGTTATCCTGGGCTCGATGACTATATATCTCTTCTCCGTGTTTATGTCACCGTAGATGTGGATGAATATGGGATCCCCCACCGGGTAGAGTATGTTCGGGTACTTGATGTCCTTCATGTCCCTGCTGAGCTGGGCGTAGAACTCCGGAAACTTACCGGTCTTCTTGACGAATCCCTCCACATATCTTCGAAGGTGTGGGTTTCGGGCCATTGCAACCTCAATGTTGTCGCTGACGTCCTTCTTGACCGGCATATCACACCACCGCGGCTATCTCGACTATGAACCCGACCCTCGGTTCTACCCTGAACGGGATTATCTTCTGGAAGATGCCCATGGCATTGTTGTACTTGACGATGGTTGCCGAGTTCTTCAGGTCACCGCCGAACGTCTTCACGCTCAGCCGTATGAGCAGGCTGGACGCCTCCTCCAGTATCTTAAGGAACTCAGGCTCTATATCAGCAGGGTTCACGGTCATTATCGTGACCTTTCCCAGGGAGCTCAGCCTCTTCAGATGGAGGGAAAAGGCCCTTATTTCCTCTCTATCAAGCTCAGAGGGCAGGAGAGCGGAGAGTGAATCGATTATCATTACGTCCGTCTTCCACAGTCTCGGCTCCCCAACGAATCTCGACAGGAACTTCCGCCTGTCAGAAACGCCAACCAACAGAGGATAGAGCGAGACGAACATGAGACGCCTCTTTATCAAATCCTGGATTATGCTGTATCCCAGTGAGTCCATCTGATTTATGAACTCGGGGGTGGTGTACTGGCTGGAAACATAGGTGGCGGTGTAATCGTTTCTCAGGAACCCGTAGAGGAGTCTCTGGGAGAATATGGACTTACCTGTACCCCTGTCTCCTTCGATCAGTACTATACTCCCCGCTGGAATGCCGCCTCCAAGACGCCTGTGAAGCTCGTCGTTAGGTATCTGAATCCTAAGGAGGCTCCCCATGGCCATCACCCCACCTCAAACACGAGTGATTTCCTCTTTCCAGTCTCGATGACGACCGTGATTTTGTGATACCCGGATGATGAGATGAAGGCAGTCGGGACGTATATTTTACCGACTTCGTACGGAGCAAGCACGCCCGATGGATCGAAGGTAAGGTTTGCGGGCGGGATTATCGAGCCGTCTATCATGACAACAACGGAATTGGGGTCAAAAGAGAAGGAGTCTTTACCGGTGTTGCGGATGTAGAAGACGTACGAAGAGCCAGAAACGGGAATGTTCTCCGGATCGTTAATTATCTCAAAATTAGTGCGCAGACTCTCGGCCACATCTTGGCCTTTCGTGATAATGCCTCCTGAAATATCCTGGGTAACCACGTACAGACCTCCGGCTACCATACCCGCTACCAGTAGTGAGACGATGAACAGTACAAGCTCTGACACCACTGAACTCGCCATTATTACCCCTCCACAGGGCAGTACCAGGCACTGCTAATCACCTGCGGCGATCCGTTGGTCGCGTTACCGACCCACTTCCATTTTACCTTCAGCCCACAGCCAATCTCGGTGCTTATCACGAGGGAATTGACCAGGGTCTGATCTTTCTGGAGGTTTTGAACCGTCAGCTCCATCCACTCCCCGGGCAGGAGATATTCCCTGCCGGAGGTCAGGACTTTCGACGCGGTCAGGTCTCCGTTGTATATGTACGTCCACTTCGCCGGGGATAGCGTGCTCCCCTCATTTGTTATATTGAACGTGATGTCGTAAACCGTAACGTTTGCCTGGGTTGAGTAGTTATACCCCGTGAGCTCAAGCTCCGACGTCTTCACCCTGAGGGCCATCTGATTGTAGTCTTCCGTTGCCTGATGCACCATCGAGTATGCGTTCTCACTCGAAACGTATAGCATGCCGAAGGAAACCAGCGTTGCTATCAGCAGCACAGCGAAGGCCGCTGGTACACTGACCCCCATGTGAATCCCCTAAACACCGTACACGTCTTCCAGCACCCTGCCAATCACCCGCATTTCCCTTTCTATGGCATCCAGCAGTTCCCTGGTTATCCTGACTCCCCTGAGGCGCTCTATGAAGAGCAGCGAAACGAGGTGGTCCTGTATCGTGAGCTTCTCATCCGGCCTCCAGTCCGGCTCTCTGTGGTGGGGTCTTATGCCCTCGGCGTACCTAAGCAAAGTATTCAGCACGTCCTCGGAAATCCACCCGATCTGGTAGTAGAACTCAAGGACATCTTCAAGGTTCTGCATGCCAACCCGGTCTATGAGGAAGCCCAGCCACTTTAATGCCATCATCGTCGAGACCATGTCGTTGGGGATGTGCTCAAGCCTTGCCTTGGTACGTGGAGGGCTGATCAGGACGTCCCTAATTTCAGAGGGGATTTCAAATCCCCTGGAAAGCTCAAACTCCTTCTCCATGGACTCTACCTCCGTCGGGTTTTGGGAGGGGGGCTCCTGAGACGGTGCTTCCTCCACCCGGGTTTCACTGGTGAGGGGCCCCTCACCGAAACCGCCGCCGCTTCCGGCACCCATGACTTCACCGTACTCCACGACCTGGGCCCCTCCCACTGGTCGATTCTGAGGCTCACCCCACGGCGATTGATTAGCCTGAGCGGCCTGCGAGAGGTTCATGAGGTGATTGCGTATCTCCTCCAAGTACCTTCCAATTTCATCCACGCGGCTGTCGAGGCGGGAGAGCTTCTCGATCTGCCCCGCGTAGGTGCGGAGTACCTTGTCAACTATCCTATCAACCTGCTCAGGGGTCAGTATGTCACGCTTCTTCATGAGGCGATCCTTAAGGTCATCAATCAGGAAGTTCGGAACCTTGCCCCTGAGGCGCTTGAGCCTCTCCTCAATTTCGGTTTCGGTAATCATACCCCTCCCTCCGAGATGGCTTCATATATCAGGTCATCGAGATCCATACCATCGATAACAAGGAGCCTCAGATCGGATTTTATTTGAGCTATTTCGGCTTTCAAACTCTCAATCTCCTCACTCAGCTCCTGAATCTCGCTGAGTAACGGATTAGCGGAATCAACATCCTTAAATGGGTTAATCTGCTGGGAGACTATCTCATAGAGGACCATAACGTCCTTTATCACCTTATCAAGACGGTCTATTTCCTCGCGGAGTTCGTTTATCTGGGTCTTGAGGGTGTCGATACTCACCTTTATGCGAGGGATGTCGTTCTCAATCTCGTTTATCCTCGTCATGACCTGAGTGATAAGCTCCTCTTCCTCCTTTTTCCGCTGGGCAGTCTCTTCCGCGGTTTCCTGGGCTTCCTGCTCCAGCTCATCGAGCTTTATTATCTCCCTGTTGTCCTCTGTCTTCTCCTCACCCTCCTTCTTTTTCTTGAACTTGTTCTTCAGGTACGAAAACGACATTCCAATCACCCGCGAGGAAAGTTATGGAAAAAGGAAAGGTGGTAGAGGCTTCACTTGAGGTCGACTATCTTGTCGGTGGTACTGAGACCGTAGGCGGTCGGTGTGATGACCTTGGTGTAGCCAGGAGCACCGAACTCCGGAACGACCCTGATGGTTATGGGGGTCCTGGGCTCAACACCGCCGAAGACGGCGGTAAGGTTGACGGTGAGCAGGGCTATGTCGCCGGTGGTTAGGGTCGGAATGGTGCCGCTGAGAGAACTGTCGGCGTCCTGAACAATGAGAATACCAAAGTGTGTTCCGTCGACCTTGGTGTTGTTCCATGCGTCAGATGTCGTATCAAACATGTCTCCGCTGATGGTGGCCTTGGCGTTTCCGTATGAAAGAACAACCTGCTTCTGGCCGTTGTCAAGGTAGACTTTGGTTTGGTTGAGGTCAATCGGGGTGCTTCCAGCGTTGAGGGAGACCTGGATTGTCATTAGGGTCATGTTGTTGGAAGAGGGTGCGTAACCCGTCACTGCGTCAATCTTTATGCCCGTTGAAACTTCCTGGGTGGTCTGCCTGCCCGTGGCCTCGGCCCTCTGCTGGAGGTAGCCGCTGGTGTTGATGAGAACCGCGGCAGCCACTGCAGCCACTAGAACCATGGCTATGAACACTATCAGGGTACCGATACCAACGGCACCCCTCTTCTTCTTCAGCAACCTCATTTCCTGGCACCTCCCTTAGGGATTTTGCAATATATCCTATGTTGCTTTGAATATAAATCGATTTTTTGTTGGTAGTTATGTAGAAACTGGTGTACCTACATATGTAGGTTGATACTACTACAAAAAATAAACACAGAGTTGGTGATCCAACGACAAAATGGCGGATAAGTGGAGAACATCACATCAAGCGCGTGACCAGCAGGGTGGATTTACCTATGGGTTCAACCCTCACATCGTATGGACTCTCTTCAACAGCGGCAATTATATCTTCCGAGCTCGGGAAGCAGGTGAATTCTTTGGTCAGGCTCTCAAAGAACTCCAGGGCAGCGATACGCGGATAGTTATCCCTAAAGGGCTCGATTATAACAAGCTTCCCTCCAGGTTTTAGAGTCTCGATGGCCCTTCTAACGGCCGCTCCGGGATTCTCCAGATACTCCAAGACAAAGCTCATAACCACGGCATCGTACGTGTTCTTAATCACGAGTTTTCTGATGTCCATCTCCCTCAGAACCACCCAATCCATGCGGGCATTCCTGACGCGGGTCTTGGCTATGCTCAGCAAGCCTGGAGAAAAGTCAACGCCGACGTATTTCCCGTTAGGACCAACGGCCTCCCCAAGTTCCACGGGGGAAACGGAGCCGCAGCCGAGGTCAAGAACATTCATGCCGTCCTCAAGGCCCAGTAGGTTTGATGCAAGCTGCCGGTAGGTCCGGTTGAGCTCCATCAGTAGTCGCATGTCCCAGAAGTCTGCGCCCTTATCAAAGTCCATGAGTATCTTCGGGTGCTCCGCGGAGATGAAGGCGTAATCAGCCATCTTGTAAAGTTCCTCCACTATCTGAACCCAGTCGGAGAGAAGCTTTCCTGCGTCCTCCGTGTTTAAACTGAACTCGTAGGAGAACCCGGGCATCTTTAAAACGCCATCGGATTCCTCAACAAAGCCAAGGGCGAGGTAAGTGTCTATAAGTTTCCCGAGATAGGCCTTGTTGGAAACGGGAATCATAGTCAGCAACTCTTCACGGGGCACTCCACCCGCGAGCCTGCGGAAAATTCCATACTTTAGCCCAAGCCTGAGGAGATGTCCAAGGGACAAATCCACTATCGCCTCAAGATTCCTGTCGAGTATCTCCGCGAGGGATTTCATGGCAGTCACCTCATGTGTACCTCGAGTAGTAGGAGTGGTAGGACTTCAGGAGTTTAACGACCTGCTTTCCGTACTCCGTGAGCCTGTAGTACTTGAAACCCTTCTCGGTAACGACCTCCACCAGGCCAAGGCTCACAAGGGAACTGTGACCATTGTACCTGTTTCCAAGACCAATAAGAGCGCCTTTCACATTTGAGGGGTCTGATTTGACCACCCTTGCGATTTCAGAGAGGTAGGTGGGGGTGGGATATATTTCATCGAGATAAAAGAGTATCCTCTTCCTAAGTTCACTGCGGTTGATAGAGCGAATTACAAAGGGATCAATGAACATTTGAACATCCCCCTACCACTACCCCGCAACAATTAAAGACTCTCCAATTCCCACCAAAATATGTTGAGCACAATACTATATAAATGTTACCATTTGTGAACTAATAACCCTTTTCAACTTGTCAAAATGTAATTATTATCCCGATAGATATTCCATTGTTGAAGGTTTATCCAGCTTGGATAAAATCTATCCAAGAATTGGATTACCCACAACACCTTCGAGAGCGCCCAACACGGTATGTTGTCACATTTTAGGTGAAGCTCCACCTCGTGATGATGAAATGACAACCAAGGGGACAAAGAATTTAAATTCTGGTTTTCAAACCTACACCCATGCCGCTGATGATAGTCGTCGAGCACAGAATCGGGGCTTTCCCCCTTTGGATAAATTGATGCTCTTCTGGTAGTTCAATCGCTACCGTTATAAAGCCCCTTTCAAAGCCCCTGGAGGTGGTAAGGATGATTGATAAGGTTTACTGCGCCGATGTTCGGCCCGATATGGAAGGCAAACGCGTTAAACTCGCCGGATGGGTTTACAGGAAGAGAGAGGTCGGAAAGAAGGTGTTCATAGTCCTCCGCGACTCAAGCGGGATAATCCAAACGATATTCAAGAAGGAGCTTAGTGAGGAAGCCTACGCCGAGGCAAAAAAAGTTGGGATAGAGTCCAGCGTGATAATCGAGGGTGTGGTTAAGGCCGACCCACGCGCACCAACCGGGGTGGAGGTTCAGGCAGATAGGATAGAGATCATCCAGAACGTGGACTTCTTCCCGATAACGAAGGACGCGAGCGACGAGTTCCTGCTGGATGTCAGGCACCTGCACCTGCACTCACCGAAGGTTGCCAGCGTAATGAAGGTCAAGGCGACGATGATGCAGGCCGCTCGCGAGTGGCTCCTCCAGGACGGCTGGTACGAGGTCTTTCCCCCAATACTCGTCACCGGTGCCGTCGAGGGCGGCGCGACCCTCTTCAAGCTCAAGTACTTCGACAAGACCGCCTACCTCAGCCAGTCGGCCCAGCTCTACCTTGAGGCTGCCATCTTCGGCCTCGAAAAGGTCTGGTCGCTAACTCCGAGCTTCAGGGCCGAGAAGAGCAGGACGAGGAGACACCTCACCGAGTTCTGGCACCTGGAGCTTGAGGCCGCCTGGATGGACCTCTGGGACATCATGAAGGTGGAGGAGGAGCTGGTCAGCTACATGGTGCAGAGGACGCTTGAGCTCAGGAGGGGCGACATCGAGACCTTCAGGAAGGACTTCACCACGCTCAAGAACACGGCCCCGCCCTTCCCGCGGATAAGCTACGATGAAGCAATCGACATACTCCAGAGCAAGGGAGTTCAGATAGAGTGGGGCGAGGACATGGGCGCCGACGAGGAGAGGATTTTAACGCAGGAGTTCGAGAGCCCCTTCTTCGTCTACGGCTATCCGAAGCACATCAAGGCCTTCTACATGAAGGAGGACCCGGAGGACCCGAGGAAGGTTCTTGCCGCCGACATGCTCGCGCCGGAAGGCTACGGCGAGGTCATCGGCGGCTCACAGCGTGAGGACGACTACGACAAGCTCGTGCAGAGGATTCTCGACGAGGGAATGGATCCGAAGGACTACGAGTGGTACCTCGACCTGAGGAAGTACGGCTCTGTTCCGCACAGCGGTTTCGGCCTCGGCCTTGAGAGGCTCGTCGCCTGGGTGCTGAAGCTCGACCATGTCCGCTGGGCCACGCTCTTCCCGAGGACGCCGAGCAGGCTGTATCCGTAGCAACCTTTGCAAGGCAAAGGTTGACCAAAGTTCGTGATTCATTCTCAATTTTTTGTTACAAGGTTTTTGCGTTTGAGTTGGAATTCATGAGAGGAATGCGTTAATGACGAGCTTAATGGGCCATCAACACGAGATCTACAACATGAAAATGCTCCACGAGAACGCGGCTACAGAGATCGATGTGATTCTACTGAAAGCTCTGTGGAGGGAGATAAAGAGGATGATGAGGATAAACGTGATTGAGGTTGAAGAAGAGAAGAAATAAAAACTCTGCATCATCAACGACCTGCCTTAAGATTGTTTATTCGGACTCTCGGCTTTTCATTTTTTGTTTTCTGTGTACCAACCAATCGCTACAAAGGATATAACCCATATAATGACAACGAGTTTTCCTACCATAGACCCTGCAGATAGCCATCCTGCCATTGCAAATGAGACAAAGGCAATGATTCCAAGTATTATATTCAATCCATTTTTCACCCTACGTTTCCCATCCTCAATGCCCACTATCAGAATCATAATTATCATCGCTGCTGCAATATACAATACAGCTAACAGTAGCTCATTGCCACTTATTATGTTGAGTGCAGTATTGGCTGCTTCTTTACCATTAACACCTGCCCCCCTGAGTACAGTATAGACAAAAAATATGATCACCATCATTAATGCGGAATTTGCTATCAAGTTAATCGCCTCGCCAAAAACAAAAATTGCTTGTCCCAAGTATCTAAGGATTTTCGTTATTTTTTCTCTCCCCAAATTTCTTCCACCCATTTCCCTCACCTCACGGCAACTAGT
Proteins encoded:
- a CDS encoding type II/IV secretion system ATPase subunit, which produces MPVKKDVSDNIEVAMARNPHLRRYVEGFVKKTGKFPEFYAQLSRDMKDIKYPNILYPVGDPIFIHIYGDINTEKRYIVIEPRITSPEEERKYELLKDKILELAPEKKIPEESEEFERFLDDLMDEALGKIGGGLFNRRRVSFTAEEVAKFRYLLKRDIVGIGPLEPLMRDPYIEDIHIIGANYVSLIHKIFDAMETNITFGDNLRLADYFKNLSERMGRPVSDKNPIVDGTLPDGSRINIIYSPDVSIQGPSATIRKFSATPLSVVQLVKWNTFSAEVAAYLWLALEYGMSIFVCGETASGKTTTLNSIIPFIKPDAKIYTAEDTPEVVVPHKNWQRLTTRERGPEESRVTLFDLLKAALRSRPNYIIVGEIRGAEGAIAFQAMQTGHPVMATFHAGDVRKMIQRFTGSPINIPVTFIDNLNIALFQQAVYVRGRFLRRVLSVVEIEGYYEELGGVATRNVFEWDAVTDRHIFRGMNNSYILERKIAEVAGYEDPKEIYNELFLRARIIKRMAELGITDYYAVHREIKAFYEKGIEGLSFRL
- a CDS encoding flagellin — its product is MRLLKKKRGAVGIGTLIVFIAMVLVAAVAAAVLINTSGYLQQRAEATGRQTTQEVSTGIKIDAVTGYAPSSNNMTLMTIQVSLNAGSTPIDLNQTKVYLDNGQKQVVLSYGNAKATISGDMFDTTSDAWNNTKVDGTHFGILIVQDADSSLSGTIPTLTTGDIALLTVNLTAVFGGVEPRTPITIRVVPEFGAPGYTKVITPTAYGLSTTDKIVDLK
- a CDS encoding flagellar protein G; translation: MASSVVSELVLFIVSLLVAGMVAGGLYVVTQDISGGIITKGQDVAESLRTNFEIINDPENIPVSGSSYVFYIRNTGKDSFSFDPNSVVVMIDGSIIPPANLTFDPSGVLAPYEVGKIYVPTAFISSSGYHKITVVIETGKRKSLVFEVG
- a CDS encoding flagella accessory protein C; the protein is MSFSYLKNKFKKKKEGEEKTEDNREIIKLDELEQEAQETAEETAQRKKEEEELITQVMTRINEIENDIPRIKVSIDTLKTQINELREEIDRLDKVIKDVMVLYEIVSQQINPFKDVDSANPLLSEIQELSEEIESLKAEIAQIKSDLRLLVIDGMDLDDLIYEAISEGGV
- a CDS encoding ATPase domain-containing protein, yielding MGSLLRIQIPNDELHRRLGGGIPAGSIVLIEGDRGTGKSIFSQRLLYGFLRNDYTATYVSSQYTTPEFINQMDSLGYSIIQDLIKRRLMFVSLYPLLVGVSDRRKFLSRFVGEPRLWKTDVMIIDSLSALLPSELDREEIRAFSLHLKRLSSLGKVTIMTVNPADIEPEFLKILEEASSLLIRLSVKTFGGDLKNSATIVKYNNAMGIFQKIIPFRVEPRVGFIVEIAAVV
- a CDS encoding FlaD/FlaE family flagellar protein, producing the protein MITETEIEERLKRLRGKVPNFLIDDLKDRLMKKRDILTPEQVDRIVDKVLRTYAGQIEKLSRLDSRVDEIGRYLEEIRNHLMNLSQAAQANQSPWGEPQNRPVGGAQVVEYGEVMGAGSGGGFGEGPLTSETRVEEAPSQEPPSQNPTEVESMEKEFELSRGFEIPSEIRDVLISPPRTKARLEHIPNDMVSTMMALKWLGFLIDRVGMQNLEDVLEFYYQIGWISEDVLNTLLRYAEGIRPHHREPDWRPDEKLTIQDHLVSLLFIERLRGVRITRELLDAIEREMRVIGRVLEDVYGV